A genome region from Thermoanaerobacterium xylanolyticum LX-11 includes the following:
- a CDS encoding GerAB/ArcD/ProY family transporter, whose amino-acid sequence MKSVTIKELFSAMFLFEIGNTILFAHGISAKQDSWIAVLLAMISAIPLLYLYVFLYNTYKVNLTEILKISFGKIIGKMISIIYMFYFFYMAARVTRDYLELSTSSIFPLAPIKFIAIFLMVVTAYFLLFDISVTLKVASILLPFFLSLVSVVFIFAFTIPGYSFSKIFPVFAGGIIPILKAAYPRILTFPFGEMFVFMMVFPKLKCNKDLLKYSYLVYLITGILLAFNDINMISAIGVKEASRVNFPFYTVTRLITLGFFRNLDSLYIALMIIGNLIKIIIFAFAGLKACQSVFDIKEYKFLLIPIAAIIYALSIVTAESYFVQVPVELPIMALYVHIPLQVIVPILLLIIYFFKRHKLHS is encoded by the coding sequence ATGAAGAGCGTAACGATTAAGGAACTTTTTTCTGCCATGTTTTTATTTGAAATAGGAAACACTATTTTATTTGCACATGGAATATCAGCAAAGCAAGATTCATGGATAGCGGTTTTATTGGCGATGATTTCGGCCATACCGCTTTTGTATTTGTACGTCTTTTTATACAACACATACAAGGTCAATCTAACTGAAATATTAAAAATAAGCTTTGGAAAGATCATTGGAAAGATGATATCAATAATCTACATGTTTTACTTTTTTTACATGGCAGCTCGCGTCACAAGAGATTACTTAGAGCTAAGCACAAGCAGTATATTTCCTTTAGCACCTATTAAATTTATTGCCATTTTCTTGATGGTTGTAACTGCGTACTTTTTGCTGTTCGACATAAGCGTAACATTAAAAGTAGCTAGCATCCTGCTGCCTTTTTTTCTATCCTTAGTATCAGTCGTTTTTATCTTTGCTTTCACTATACCAGGCTATAGCTTCAGCAAGATCTTTCCGGTATTTGCAGGTGGAATAATACCTATATTAAAAGCAGCATACCCGCGTATACTTACTTTTCCTTTTGGAGAGATGTTCGTCTTTATGATGGTATTTCCAAAATTAAAATGCAATAAAGATTTATTAAAGTACTCTTATCTTGTTTATTTGATTACTGGAATTTTACTTGCATTCAATGATATAAACATGATATCTGCAATAGGCGTCAAAGAAGCATCCAGAGTAAATTTCCCATTTTACACTGTAACAAGACTTATCACATTAGGCTTTTTTAGAAATCTGGATTCTTTATACATAGCTCTTATGATAATAGGCAATTTAATCAAGATAATCATTTTTGCCTTTGCCGGTTTAAAAGCCTGTCAATCCGTTTTTGATATTAAAGAATATAAATTTTTGCTTATACCTATTGCTGCAATCATATATGCCTTGTCAATTGTCACAGCAGAATCGTATTTTGTTCAAGTGCCCGTAGAGCTTCCTATAATGGCCCTTTACGTTCATATTCCATTGCAAGTAATAGTACCTATTCTTTTATTGATAATCTATTTTTTTAAAAGGCATAAACTTCATTCTTAA
- a CDS encoding nucleotidyltransferase domain-containing protein yields MNAAMIIREKKRNNLIDIGKKYSEIISDVLHPMCAIIIGSVARGDFNDSSDIDVILISDKIPVNYKERMKLLYDHVFDAIEPKGYNTNEFKLLYFKKNPISVEAIEKGIVIYDDGIWDKLKKDVL; encoded by the coding sequence ATGAATGCAGCAATGATAATAAGGGAAAAGAAAAGGAATAATCTTATAGATATAGGTAAGAAATACTCAGAAATTATTAGCGATGTTTTACATCCTATGTGTGCTATTATAATCGGTTCAGTTGCCAGAGGGGATTTTAACGATAGTAGTGATATTGACGTAATATTAATATCGGATAAAATACCTGTTAATTATAAGGAAAGGATGAAACTATTATACGATCATGTTTTTGATGCAATCGAACCAAAGGGCTATAACACTAATGAATTTAAATTGCTGTATTTTAAAAAAAATCCAATTTCTGTGGAAGCAATTGAAAAAGGTATTGTAATTTATGATGATGGAATATGGGATAAATTAAAAAAAGATGTTCTTTAG
- a CDS encoding GNAT family N-acetyltransferase, translated as MKLYYKKLIGEKCYLSPMNVDDYEKYVEWINDMEVAAGMLFASQIVTKEREKELVESFSKDYNFAIIDIKQDELIGNIGFPKIDYINGVAEVGLFIGNKEYWSKGYGQDALKLALDFGFNILNMHNIYLRVYSYNKPAISCYKKVGFKEAGRIRGAKKIAGERYDEIIMDILEDEYESVYIKKIVSQKNF; from the coding sequence ATGAAATTGTATTACAAGAAATTAATAGGAGAAAAATGTTATCTATCACCGATGAATGTGGATGACTACGAGAAATATGTAGAGTGGATTAACGACATGGAAGTTGCGGCAGGAATGCTTTTTGCATCACAGATCGTTACTAAAGAAAGAGAAAAAGAACTTGTAGAAAGCTTTTCTAAAGATTACAATTTTGCTATTATAGATATTAAGCAGGATGAACTTATAGGCAATATCGGTTTTCCTAAAATAGATTATATAAATGGAGTTGCTGAGGTAGGACTATTTATTGGCAATAAAGAATATTGGAGCAAAGGTTATGGTCAAGATGCGCTTAAACTGGCACTTGATTTTGGATTCAATATCCTCAATATGCACAATATTTATTTAAGAGTTTACTCTTACAACAAACCGGCTATATCTTGCTACAAAAAAGTTGGCTTCAAGGAGGCAGGAAGGATAAGAGGAGCGAAAAAAATTGCAGGTGAAAGGTATGATGAGATAATCATGGACATTTTGGAAGACGAATATGAATCAGTCTATATCAAAAAAATCGTAAGCCAAAAAAATTTTTAA
- a CDS encoding aldo/keto reductase, with product MIKRILGNTGEELSIIGFGGILVMNMEQSKANDLVSYAIDRGINYFDVSPSYGDAEIKLGNALVGKREKIFLACKTDGRTEESALKEMTESFKRLKTDYFDLYQLHEMKTEDDYNKAISHGGVLELLDKAKKDGKIRYTGFSAHSVDIALKLMDAFDFDAILFPVNFVNYFNGNFGPQVIEKAISKNIGRLAIKAMAFTTKSQNDTSHPKTWYTPVEDKEIAKLALRFTLSQPVTAAIPPGDESYFPLALEVAENFKEITEDEINHLKEIAKGVEPIFHA from the coding sequence ATGATTAAAAGAATTTTAGGAAATACCGGCGAAGAACTTTCAATAATAGGATTTGGGGGTATACTTGTCATGAATATGGAGCAAAGCAAAGCTAATGACTTGGTATCTTACGCTATAGATCGAGGAATTAATTATTTTGACGTATCCCCCAGTTATGGCGATGCAGAGATTAAACTTGGAAATGCTTTGGTCGGCAAAAGAGAAAAAATATTTTTGGCATGTAAAACTGACGGTCGTACAGAAGAAAGTGCTTTAAAGGAAATGACAGAGTCTTTTAAAAGGCTAAAAACTGACTATTTTGATTTATATCAATTGCATGAAATGAAGACAGAAGATGACTACAATAAAGCTATAAGCCACGGCGGTGTGCTGGAGCTTTTAGACAAAGCAAAAAAAGATGGAAAGATAAGATATACAGGATTTTCTGCACATTCTGTCGATATTGCTTTAAAGCTTATGGATGCCTTTGATTTCGATGCAATATTGTTTCCAGTAAATTTTGTAAATTATTTTAATGGAAATTTTGGACCTCAAGTTATTGAAAAAGCAATTTCAAAAAATATAGGCAGGCTTGCCATAAAAGCAATGGCATTTACGACAAAATCTCAAAATGATACATCACATCCAAAAACTTGGTATACGCCAGTAGAAGACAAAGAAATTGCAAAGCTGGCATTGAGATTTACATTGTCTCAGCCAGTTACTGCCGCAATACCACCTGGTGATGAATCATATTTCCCATTGGCACTGGAAGTGGCAGAAAACTTTAAAGAAATCACAGAGGATGAAATCAACCATCTAAAAGAAATCGCTAAAGGCGTAGAACCAATATTTCATGCATAA